A genome region from Pontiella agarivorans includes the following:
- a CDS encoding CaiB/BaiF CoA transferase family protein — protein sequence MEERPLEGKVVLDFSQFLSGPSASLRLGDFGARVIKVEQPGGDICRKHYVTDVQLNGESTLFHAINRNKESICLDLKSDEGKAVAQQLIKNSDVMIHNFRPGVMEELGFGYETVASLNPEIIYGTISGYGTEGPWREKPGQDLLVQAVSGLTWLSGNADDGPVPMGLAVTDILAGAQLAQGILSKLVAGVGGRVAVSLYEAALDFQFEPLTVYFQDGGQAPERTKTHNAHAYLGAPYGIYQTAGGYLALSMGNLMRMGELIGCDALLNYPEPASWFTERDKLKAILAEHLMTQSTDEWLAVLEPADIWCAKVLDWNMLRASEAFQCLEMEQTVELSDGSTYRTTRCPVKLDGKRIFTSKGSPKLGEHTEAIIEEFTK from the coding sequence GTGGAAGAGCGGCCTCTCGAAGGTAAGGTTGTCCTGGATTTCAGCCAGTTTCTTTCCGGTCCGTCTGCGTCACTCCGGCTGGGGGATTTCGGAGCACGGGTAATTAAAGTGGAACAGCCCGGCGGCGATATCTGCCGGAAACATTATGTAACCGACGTGCAGCTCAATGGTGAATCGACTCTGTTTCATGCGATCAACCGGAATAAGGAGAGTATCTGTCTGGATCTGAAATCCGATGAAGGAAAGGCGGTTGCTCAGCAACTGATCAAAAATTCGGATGTGATGATTCATAACTTCCGTCCGGGCGTAATGGAAGAGCTCGGTTTCGGTTATGAGACCGTAGCATCGCTGAATCCGGAGATTATTTACGGCACAATTTCCGGTTACGGTACGGAAGGTCCGTGGCGTGAAAAACCGGGGCAGGATCTGCTGGTGCAGGCTGTGAGCGGGCTGACGTGGCTTTCGGGCAATGCGGATGACGGTCCGGTTCCGATGGGGCTGGCTGTGACGGATATTCTGGCTGGAGCGCAATTGGCCCAGGGTATTTTATCCAAGCTGGTGGCCGGAGTTGGCGGTCGGGTTGCTGTCAGCCTGTATGAGGCGGCGCTTGATTTTCAGTTTGAACCGCTGACCGTCTATTTCCAGGATGGGGGGCAGGCTCCGGAGCGTACGAAAACGCACAATGCGCATGCTTATCTCGGTGCGCCGTATGGCATTTATCAGACTGCGGGCGGCTACCTTGCGCTGTCGATGGGGAATTTGATGCGAATGGGCGAACTGATCGGCTGTGATGCCTTGCTGAACTATCCGGAGCCGGCGAGCTGGTTTACGGAACGGGATAAACTGAAAGCCATTTTGGCGGAGCATCTGATGACTCAATCAACGGATGAATGGCTGGCGGTTTTGGAGCCGGCGGATATCTGGTGCGCGAAGGTGCTTGATTGGAATATGCTGCGTGCATCGGAGGCGTTCCAATGTCTGGAAATGGAGCAGACGGTTGAACTGTCGGATGGGTCGACGTATCGAACCACGCGCTGTCCGGTCAAGCTGGACGGTAAACGCATTTTCACCTCCAAAGGTTCTCCAAAGCTTGGAGAACATACGGAAGCAATCATTGAAGAGTTTACTAAATAG